In a single window of the Fibrobacter sp. UWB15 genome:
- the nadB gene encoding L-aspartate oxidase — protein MYDILVLGAGISGLSAALHAAEKGLSVVILTKGAKPDGSSNYAQGGIATVTEKTDKFKFHIDDTLEAGAGLCKKEPVNILTKSGPDTIRQLVKWGVQFTPSPADKTQFDLHLEGGHSHHRILHAADLTGKEIMRALLCELHKHKNIHYIENCYIKDLICKGEGKSKRCVGAKIIHQKTGIVEDLYAKASILSTGGAGRIWQYTVCPPDSCGDGMAIAARAGAALQDIEFMQFHPTSLYAPSLKKPFLISEAVRGFGGILKNDKGEEFMNQVHPLHSLAPRDIVARAIHSEMQRLGKPNMFIDLSGRTPKDIKSHFPNIYAKCLEAGIDITKQWIPVVPAAHYMCGGVLVDIWSRTEIKGLYACGEVAATGVHGANRLASNSLLESVVFAIRAVDNICESGLLKEKLVPGKAKPQKVSFGKAAYWRKRKKILQDMMWTHCGIVRTVAGLNQGLTVIKELEKDIDAAIKNKETENLHYLEFLNALQVSKMILIAALHRKESRGLHYILDYPNLDPKTKHHTIYLK, from the coding sequence ATGTACGACATTTTGGTTCTGGGAGCAGGAATTTCTGGCCTAAGCGCAGCGTTGCACGCAGCAGAAAAGGGCCTTTCGGTAGTCATTCTCACCAAGGGAGCCAAGCCGGACGGATCATCGAACTACGCCCAGGGCGGAATCGCCACCGTTACCGAAAAGACGGACAAGTTCAAGTTCCATATCGACGACACGCTCGAAGCCGGTGCAGGCCTTTGCAAAAAAGAACCGGTGAATATTCTGACAAAAAGCGGCCCAGACACCATTCGCCAGCTGGTCAAGTGGGGCGTGCAGTTTACCCCCTCGCCCGCCGACAAGACCCAGTTCGACTTGCACCTGGAAGGCGGTCACAGCCACCACCGCATTTTGCACGCCGCAGACCTCACCGGAAAAGAGATTATGCGTGCACTCCTTTGCGAACTGCACAAGCACAAGAACATTCACTACATCGAAAACTGCTACATCAAGGACTTGATTTGCAAGGGCGAAGGCAAGAGTAAGCGCTGCGTCGGCGCAAAGATCATTCACCAAAAAACGGGCATTGTCGAAGACCTTTACGCCAAGGCATCTATTCTTTCTACCGGCGGTGCCGGTCGTATCTGGCAGTACACCGTTTGCCCGCCCGACAGCTGCGGCGACGGCATGGCGATTGCTGCCCGTGCAGGGGCCGCGCTGCAAGACATTGAATTCATGCAGTTCCACCCCACGAGCCTTTATGCGCCGAGCCTCAAGAAGCCGTTCCTGATTTCGGAAGCGGTACGCGGCTTTGGCGGAATCTTGAAGAACGACAAGGGCGAAGAATTCATGAACCAGGTGCACCCGCTGCATTCCCTTGCACCGCGCGACATTGTGGCACGCGCCATTCACAGCGAAATGCAGCGACTGGGCAAGCCGAACATGTTTATCGACTTGAGCGGTCGCACGCCGAAAGACATCAAGAGCCACTTCCCGAACATTTACGCGAAATGCCTCGAGGCAGGAATTGACATTACCAAGCAGTGGATTCCGGTGGTGCCGGCCGCACATTACATGTGCGGAGGCGTACTGGTCGACATATGGTCTAGGACTGAAATCAAGGGCCTGTACGCCTGCGGCGAAGTCGCCGCCACCGGCGTTCACGGCGCTAACCGTCTCGCCTCTAACTCCCTCTTGGAAAGTGTCGTCTTCGCCATTCGCGCCGTGGACAACATTTGCGAAAGCGGTCTCCTTAAAGAAAAGCTGGTACCCGGCAAAGCCAAGCCGCAAAAAGTTTCGTTCGGCAAGGCGGCCTACTGGCGCAAGCGCAAGAAGATTCTGCAAGACATGATGTGGACGCATTGCGGAATCGTACGTACCGTGGCGGGCCTGAACCAAGGCCTGACAGTCATCAAGGAACTGGAAAAAGATATCGATGCAGCCATCAAGAACAAGGAAACAGAAAATCTGCATTACCTTGAATTCTTGAACGCGCTTCAGGTATCGAAAATGATTCTGATTGCGGCACTGCACCGCAAGGAATCCCGCGGATTGCATTACATTCTGGACTACCCGAATCTGGATCCCAAGACGAAGCATCATACGATTTACTTAAAGTAG
- a CDS encoding bifunctional diguanylate cyclase/phosphodiesterase, with the protein MRLFEEKVFLRLLLVLASVFFAAFIPEIVATKDSLLWAVPYFLADFFLVVVAVMYRFPVIGNRKRMREDVEITAPAPAQTPIRDFKKDLMERDELFQMMVDVSSNGFWTFDVVTGKVYWSKRAIKLLQAQASPIQDSFDLLRERIVESDWLRFKEELKLALETGEKFHLIVSLLDNSAEADKLVISGHVQLNEDGHPIRIVGSLDENSDKQAQEKQNYYYVYQDALTGVYNRKFFLEKLKVDVDMALQRPDYLFAVALLDIDRFGAINTSYSINVGDNVLRVVADRIRAQCRVGDTIARIGPDVFAIVLHDIQKNDDSDVKSIVRRIHSAVKQPIQLDGRELYIGVSMAVALNREVDCVEDIMANVTSSLREMKKSVNHGGIQFFSGGIREKAMRLYKLEFDIRKAIQAQEFVLFYQPIVDITDGNRIVAFEALVRWNQSKSKFISPAEFIPIAEETGLIIPLGAQILKMACLQTKKWVDAGFTDIQVAVNFSAKQFALDNMIDDIKQVLLETQLNPKNLKLEITEYTAVCEAEKTVRIMKALSSMGIQISIDDFGTGYSSLSYLKQFPIHTLKMDKSFIDHVTDDEEDASFARMVIGIAKSMNLDLIAEGVESESQLQFLRDEGCRLIQGFYFSKPLSAENARDYLQEHYAPATTAVAEKRKEIPIIERGYVGESYIP; encoded by the coding sequence ATGAGATTATTTGAAGAGAAAGTTTTTTTGCGACTCTTGCTGGTTTTGGCAAGTGTTTTCTTTGCTGCTTTTATTCCCGAAATCGTTGCGACCAAGGACAGTCTATTGTGGGCTGTTCCTTATTTTTTAGCGGATTTCTTCTTGGTGGTCGTGGCCGTGATGTACCGGTTCCCGGTTATCGGCAACCGCAAGCGCATGCGCGAAGATGTCGAAATTACCGCTCCTGCCCCCGCGCAGACCCCTATCCGCGATTTCAAGAAAGACCTCATGGAGCGCGACGAACTCTTCCAGATGATGGTGGACGTTTCTTCGAACGGTTTTTGGACGTTCGACGTCGTAACGGGCAAGGTTTACTGGTCCAAGCGCGCCATTAAGCTGCTGCAGGCCCAGGCGAGCCCCATTCAAGATTCTTTTGACCTGCTCAGGGAACGCATTGTCGAAAGCGACTGGCTCCGCTTTAAAGAAGAACTAAAGTTGGCACTCGAAACGGGCGAAAAATTCCACCTGATTGTTTCGCTGCTTGACAATTCCGCCGAAGCCGACAAGCTGGTAATCTCGGGCCACGTGCAGCTGAACGAAGACGGTCACCCCATTCGCATTGTGGGGTCCCTCGACGAAAATTCCGACAAACAGGCCCAGGAAAAGCAGAACTACTATTACGTGTACCAAGACGCGCTCACGGGTGTCTACAACCGCAAGTTCTTCTTGGAAAAACTCAAAGTCGATGTCGACATGGCCCTGCAGCGACCGGACTACCTGTTTGCCGTGGCGCTTTTGGATATCGACCGCTTTGGCGCGATCAATACCTCTTATTCCATTAACGTGGGCGACAACGTGCTGCGCGTAGTGGCCGACCGCATCAGGGCCCAGTGCCGCGTGGGCGACACCATTGCCCGCATTGGCCCCGACGTGTTTGCCATTGTGCTGCATGACATTCAAAAGAACGACGACAGCGACGTGAAGTCGATTGTGCGCCGCATTCACAGCGCCGTAAAGCAGCCGATCCAGCTCGATGGTCGCGAACTCTACATTGGCGTCTCGATGGCAGTGGCGCTGAACCGCGAAGTGGACTGCGTCGAAGATATCATGGCGAACGTGACGTCTAGCCTTCGCGAAATGAAGAAGAGCGTGAACCACGGCGGAATCCAGTTCTTTAGCGGCGGTATCCGCGAAAAGGCCATGCGCCTTTACAAGCTCGAATTCGACATTCGCAAGGCCATTCAGGCGCAAGAATTCGTGCTGTTCTACCAGCCCATTGTCGACATTACCGACGGCAACCGCATTGTGGCCTTTGAAGCCTTGGTGCGCTGGAACCAGTCCAAGAGCAAGTTTATTTCGCCGGCGGAATTTATTCCCATTGCCGAAGAAACCGGCTTGATCATTCCGCTCGGGGCGCAAATTTTGAAGATGGCGTGCCTGCAGACCAAAAAATGGGTTGACGCGGGCTTTACCGACATTCAGGTGGCGGTGAATTTTTCGGCCAAGCAGTTTGCGCTCGACAACATGATCGACGACATTAAGCAGGTGCTGCTGGAAACCCAGCTGAACCCCAAGAACCTCAAGCTCGAAATCACGGAATACACCGCCGTGTGCGAAGCCGAAAAGACCGTGCGCATCATGAAGGCGCTTTCGAGTATGGGTATCCAGATTTCGATCGACGACTTCGGTACGGGGTACAGCAGCCTTTCTTACCTAAAGCAGTTCCCCATCCATACGCTCAAGATGGACAAGTCGTTCATTGACCACGTGACCGACGACGAAGAAGACGCCTCGTTTGCCCGTATGGTGATCGGCATTGCAAAATCCATGAATCTGGACTTGATTGCCGAGGGTGTGGAATCCGAAAGCCAACTGCAGTTCTTGCGGGACGAAGGCTGCCGCCTGATTCAAGGGTTCTACTTTAGCAAGCCGCTCTCTGCCGAAAATGCCCGCGACTACCTGCAGGAACATTACGCGCCCGCCACGACCGCCGTGGCCGAAAAGCGCAAAGAAATCCCGATTATCGAAAGAGGCTACGTGGGGGAAAGCTATATCCCGTAA
- a CDS encoding TatD family hydrolase, with amino-acid sequence MFIDTHCHIDSYEGHAGESFEALLARLPHDADKNVQLPEAFVHVACDPADFERAKEISEKYPNVYAAYGIHPEYVLTETAEDEARLLEYLEHPKCVACGEFGLDYHYGADTKAEQVKLFERHLELGLRSGKPLVLHLREADDDALAVLRNADLRGAKIHIHCFTGSPKFCGQLLDLKYRGASIFVGFTGIVTFKNAQNVRDAAALVPLDQMLLETDSPYMAPVPYRGKPCHSGYIPYIAQALAQVKQIPVEELYRACRENTRRCYGI; translated from the coding sequence ATGTTCATCGATACACACTGTCATATAGATTCTTATGAGGGGCATGCGGGGGAAAGTTTTGAGGCGCTGCTTGCAAGGCTCCCCCACGACGCCGATAAAAACGTGCAGCTGCCCGAGGCGTTTGTCCATGTGGCATGCGACCCGGCAGACTTTGAGCGCGCCAAAGAAATTTCCGAAAAATACCCGAACGTGTACGCCGCCTACGGCATTCACCCGGAATATGTCTTGACCGAAACCGCCGAAGACGAAGCCCGCCTGCTGGAATACCTAGAACACCCCAAGTGCGTGGCGTGCGGCGAATTCGGGCTCGATTACCACTACGGGGCCGACACCAAGGCCGAACAGGTCAAGCTGTTCGAACGCCATCTGGAACTCGGGCTCAGATCGGGCAAGCCGCTGGTTTTGCACCTGCGCGAAGCCGATGACGACGCCCTGGCCGTGCTGCGAAACGCCGACTTGCGCGGCGCCAAGATTCACATACACTGTTTTACGGGCAGCCCCAAATTCTGCGGCCAGCTTCTAGACCTCAAGTACCGCGGCGCAAGTATTTTCGTGGGCTTTACGGGAATCGTCACCTTCAAGAACGCGCAGAACGTACGCGATGCGGCAGCCCTTGTGCCCCTGGACCAAATGCTCCTGGAGACCGACTCCCCCTACATGGCACCTGTCCCCTACCGCGGCAAGCCCTGCCATTCGGGTTACATTCCCTACATTGCACAAGCCCTCGCCCAGGTAAAACAAATCCCTGTAGAAGAACTCTACAGGGCCTGTCGCGAAAACACTCGCCGTTGTTACGGGATATAG
- a CDS encoding amidohydrolase, translating into MAKIILQSVLFQGKKQDILISGKKFAKVGRELSKRDYDKAEVVKCDGLAIVPPFYNGHTHAAMTLLRGYADDMPLQKWLTEYIWPFEAKLTAKDIEIGTRLAVLEMIKSGTVFFSDMYWRREVTMKVVKEMGIRASIGVTIAENLDTPEHIEENFKFLQDHRFESERVKLAVMPHSIYTVGEKVFKRCAKVAREEGYILHTHLSETLKEVKDCKKQYGHTPVEVLDKWGILGENFVGAHCVHLNDYEMSLMAESESAAILNPCSNLKLGSGIPKVNALMDSGVLVGLGTDGASSNNNLDMHEEMKLISLLAKVEPKSGKAESLPAIEALEMATWNTALAYGIPAGLIADDFLADALLLDLKNERLVPNYNLVSNWVYAGDSSAIHSVICNGKFVMRNHHVDGEEDIIKDATVLH; encoded by the coding sequence ATGGCTAAGATAATACTCCAATCTGTACTATTTCAGGGCAAAAAACAAGATATTTTGATTTCGGGCAAGAAATTTGCCAAGGTCGGTCGCGAACTTTCCAAGCGCGATTACGACAAAGCCGAAGTGGTCAAGTGCGATGGGCTTGCCATAGTGCCGCCGTTCTACAATGGCCACACTCATGCCGCCATGACACTTTTGCGTGGCTACGCCGATGACATGCCGCTGCAAAAGTGGCTTACGGAATATATTTGGCCGTTCGAGGCAAAACTCACCGCCAAGGATATCGAAATTGGAACGCGCCTTGCCGTGCTTGAAATGATCAAGTCCGGAACGGTATTTTTTTCGGACATGTACTGGCGTCGCGAAGTCACTATGAAGGTCGTCAAAGAAATGGGAATCCGCGCCTCGATTGGCGTGACGATTGCCGAAAATCTGGACACACCTGAACACATCGAAGAAAACTTCAAGTTCTTGCAGGACCACCGATTTGAATCGGAGCGAGTCAAGCTTGCCGTGATGCCGCATAGCATTTACACTGTGGGTGAAAAAGTCTTTAAGCGCTGCGCGAAAGTCGCCCGCGAAGAGGGCTACATTCTGCATACTCATTTGTCTGAAACGCTCAAAGAAGTCAAGGATTGCAAAAAGCAGTATGGCCATACGCCGGTCGAAGTGCTTGACAAGTGGGGAATCTTAGGTGAAAATTTTGTCGGCGCACACTGCGTTCATTTGAACGATTATGAAATGTCGCTGATGGCCGAATCGGAATCGGCGGCGATACTGAATCCGTGTTCGAACTTAAAGCTTGGTAGCGGAATTCCGAAGGTGAACGCGCTCATGGACAGCGGCGTGCTTGTAGGGCTTGGTACTGACGGTGCTTCGTCGAATAACAACTTGGACATGCACGAAGAAATGAAACTGATTTCGCTGCTTGCAAAAGTGGAACCCAAGAGCGGCAAGGCGGAATCCTTGCCGGCGATAGAGGCGCTAGAAATGGCGACTTGGAATACGGCGCTCGCTTATGGAATACCGGCGGGGTTAATCGCCGATGACTTTTTGGCAGACGCCTTGCTGCTTGACCTTAAGAACGAACGCCTGGTGCCGAATTATAACTTGGTGAGCAACTGGGTGTACGCAGGGGATTCCAGCGCCATTCATTCGGTTATCTGTAACGGTAAATTCGTGATGCGCAATCATCACGTCGACGGTGAAGAAGACATCATCAAGGACGCGACCGTCCTCCACTAA
- a CDS encoding PD-(D/E)XK nuclease family transposase — translation MSATNQPTKNYIVKNERGEEFLLPKYAATFRILMDDKDTIRDVLNSLLQLDHDHEIVDLEYEFEKPIDIFMPENDPARLDVWVHTRDNRYLNIEMQNKVHSFFFDCMQLYNSYLTLRGKYEFNRSDYFMGLPEEERRYRYYELPETVSIWLCNNPVLRSKEIYKDVWLTYSEYEVKSGNALPILRKNRYIVVDLPNFLQLRKGVKTREDFWLRLISRGPLQVPETEDPIFANALDRLRVSRVNPELLKALEANMFDHHEYEALEAEAFLKGQANGAKHEREKNNADNAVRDTKRADYLRSQNVPENVISAMLALK, via the coding sequence ATGTCTGCAACCAATCAACCGACCAAAAATTACATCGTTAAAAACGAACGGGGCGAAGAATTCCTGCTGCCCAAATACGCGGCGACCTTCCGCATCTTGATGGACGACAAGGACACAATCCGCGATGTGCTCAACAGCTTGCTCCAGCTGGACCATGACCATGAAATTGTCGACCTTGAATACGAATTCGAGAAACCCATCGACATCTTTATGCCCGAAAATGACCCCGCACGTCTTGACGTCTGGGTGCATACTCGGGACAATCGGTATCTTAACATCGAGATGCAGAATAAAGTGCACTCGTTCTTTTTCGACTGTATGCAGCTTTACAATTCGTACCTCACGCTGCGCGGCAAGTACGAGTTCAACCGTTCAGACTATTTCATGGGCCTGCCGGAAGAGGAACGCCGGTACCGTTACTATGAACTTCCGGAAACGGTATCCATTTGGCTTTGCAACAATCCGGTACTCCGGTCAAAGGAAATTTATAAGGATGTGTGGTTAACATACAGTGAATACGAAGTCAAGTCGGGGAACGCTCTTCCCATTTTGCGGAAAAATAGGTATATTGTAGTAGACCTGCCCAACTTTTTGCAGTTGCGTAAAGGCGTGAAAACTCGCGAAGATTTCTGGCTCCGGCTCATTTCAAGAGGCCCGCTGCAGGTGCCCGAAACGGAAGACCCGATCTTTGCGAATGCACTTGACCGTCTGCGCGTAAGTCGCGTGAACCCTGAACTTTTGAAAGCACTGGAGGCAAACATGTTCGACCATCATGAATACGAAGCTCTCGAAGCCGAAGCCTTCTTGAAGGGCCAAGCGAACGGCGCTAAACATGAGCGCGAAAAGAATAATGCTGACAATGCTGTTCGCGACACCAAACGAGCCGACTACTTGCGTTCGCAGAACGTGCCAGAGAACGTGATTTCGGCGATGCTCGCGCTGAAGTAG
- the greA gene encoding transcription elongation factor GreA, whose amino-acid sequence MKHLISKEGFEKFKAEWEHLKYVERPAMINQVQAAAAEGDRSENAAYTYGRMRVREIDRRLRELDRILDGAQVVESQASDDGTIRFGATVKMKDIKTKRERTYSIVGEKEIDPLQGRISMKSPVGEALMGKRQGDQVQVQAPKGVITYEIIAVTY is encoded by the coding sequence ATGAAACATTTAATCTCGAAAGAAGGCTTTGAAAAGTTCAAGGCCGAATGGGAACACCTGAAGTACGTGGAACGGCCGGCCATGATCAACCAGGTGCAAGCGGCAGCGGCCGAGGGCGACCGCAGCGAAAACGCGGCCTACACGTACGGGCGCATGCGCGTGCGCGAGATTGACCGCAGACTCCGCGAATTGGACCGCATTCTAGACGGCGCCCAGGTGGTGGAATCGCAAGCTAGCGACGACGGCACCATACGCTTTGGCGCCACAGTCAAGATGAAGGATATCAAGACCAAGCGAGAACGCACCTACAGCATTGTAGGCGAAAAGGAGATTGACCCGCTGCAGGGGCGAATCAGCATGAAGTCGCCTGTGGGCGAGGCCCTGATGGGCAAAAGGCAAGGCGACCAGGTGCAGGTGCAAGCCCCCAAGGGAGTGATAACGTACGAAATAATCGCTGTCACTTACTAG
- a CDS encoding serine/threonine-protein kinase, with product MASESKKPAKIGGYTPTQELGSGAMGQLWLCHDKSLDRMVVVKQMQQDIEDSDVNIRRFMQEGNILAHLNHPAITKPYALWKEKDGKLSLSMEFVHGLTLRQILDKVPQPPLWVVLNILHEILCALGEAHRKGIVHRDLKPANIMVDNDGRVHLLDFGIAHTENPLKFSKGEDAERLTQTGAILGTVTYMSPEQTLGEEATPASDLFAIGIIASEMLLGQNLFRGTSFSDTLTRIQKLRVTEKAFSKEIPRRLRKLIERMLQKDPRKRPLTAFDAAEQVSQVMRNFPRDMVPYMAMWIYAIKDSIKQKTESIDETLYTEPPVYPTHRKFLLFKGFCMGALAGSLICFLITRFI from the coding sequence GTGGCAAGCGAGAGCAAGAAACCCGCAAAGATAGGTGGATACACACCGACGCAGGAACTGGGTTCCGGCGCCATGGGCCAGCTGTGGCTTTGCCATGACAAGTCACTCGACCGAATGGTCGTGGTCAAGCAGATGCAGCAAGACATCGAAGATAGCGATGTGAACATCCGCCGCTTTATGCAAGAAGGCAACATTCTTGCGCACCTGAACCACCCGGCTATTACCAAACCCTACGCCTTGTGGAAAGAAAAAGACGGCAAGCTTTCGCTTTCCATGGAATTCGTGCACGGGCTTACACTTCGCCAGATTTTAGACAAAGTACCGCAACCGCCGCTCTGGGTGGTGCTGAACATTTTGCACGAGATTCTTTGCGCCTTGGGCGAAGCCCACCGCAAGGGGATTGTGCACCGCGACCTGAAACCCGCAAATATCATGGTCGACAACGACGGTCGCGTGCACCTGCTGGACTTTGGTATTGCCCACACCGAAAATCCGCTCAAGTTTAGCAAAGGTGAAGATGCCGAACGCTTAACGCAAACAGGCGCCATACTCGGCACTGTCACTTACATGAGCCCCGAACAAACGCTAGGCGAAGAGGCAACCCCCGCTTCGGACTTGTTCGCGATCGGCATCATCGCAAGTGAAATGCTACTGGGCCAGAATCTGTTTCGCGGCACAAGTTTTAGCGACACGCTCACGCGCATCCAAAAGCTGCGTGTTACCGAAAAGGCATTTAGTAAGGAAATCCCCCGCCGCTTAAGAAAGCTGATCGAACGAATGCTCCAGAAGGATCCGCGCAAGCGCCCGCTCACCGCATTCGATGCCGCCGAGCAAGTTTCGCAAGTCATGCGAAACTTCCCCCGCGACATGGTCCCCTACATGGCCATGTGGATTTACGCTATTAAAGATTCTATCAAGCAAAAGACAGAATCTATTGACGAAACGCTTTATACTGAACCCCCGGTCTACCCCACTCACCGAAAGTTCCTGTTATTCAAGGGTTTTTGCATGGGAGCTTTGGCCGGTTCTTTAATTTGTTTTTTAATTACACGATTTATTTAA
- a CDS encoding CvpA family protein, with protein sequence MNAIDIVCLVIILFLMLLGLWHGFFRGIFRLIAWAAGIVGAYFACGLLAEFISSTLQSSAFSTKLVCMCIGFLVPFLFFLFVGHFLQHITEGTKVGKADRILGGIFGVIKALLICFVLLTILHLFPFGGIVPETRDNAFAYDAYKATLELMGYSSEPVDLLEVAEKKASEVVKNATDKAAEKAAEAAKDVADKAVEKATEAAKETVKGAVSNAVDTLKK encoded by the coding sequence ATGAACGCCATCGATATCGTCTGCCTCGTCATCATCCTGTTCTTAATGTTACTGGGACTGTGGCACGGCTTTTTCCGAGGAATTTTTCGACTGATTGCCTGGGCCGCAGGCATTGTGGGCGCCTATTTTGCATGCGGCTTGCTGGCCGAATTTATTTCGAGCACTTTGCAGTCCAGCGCGTTTTCGACTAAGCTCGTTTGCATGTGCATCGGCTTTTTGGTGCCGTTCCTTTTCTTCTTGTTCGTGGGGCATTTTCTGCAACACATTACCGAAGGCACAAAAGTCGGCAAGGCCGACCGAATTCTCGGCGGCATTTTTGGAGTTATTAAGGCATTGCTCATTTGCTTTGTGCTGCTGACGATTTTGCACCTGTTCCCCTTCGGCGGAATTGTTCCTGAAACTCGCGACAACGCCTTCGCCTACGACGCTTACAAGGCAACCCTTGAACTGATGGGTTATTCTTCGGAGCCGGTCGACCTTTTGGAAGTCGCCGAGAAAAAAGCGAGCGAAGTCGTTAAAAACGCAACGGACAAAGCAGCAGAAAAAGCCGCGGAAGCCGCTAAAGATGTCGCTGACAAGGCAGTTGAAAAAGCAACCGAAGCGGCTAAGGAAACAGTGAAAGGCGCTGTAAGCAACGCTGTGGATACTCTGAAGAAATAG
- a CDS encoding peptidylprolyl isomerase, with product MLTWINEKAKWIIVIFAAGIVVGLLAMDRVPNQGHSYPVGVVNDKKITYAEFDSRIKNIVQNQYQGQHLEDEQYNQLRTEVFRSFVRQILLNEQFEKAELSASVAELESEFVRNPDAVRARLYQEAQMRIRMIQQQSSSQEDFMQRYQAYVSTLPKFMTDSTFDKAEYEAWLKTPEAFRWGVMLQFEEDLKTNTIPMRQLQMLVGASVHATSLEASWAVNRRLTDYELQVAVASNNDFKVDDNSVDSVMVAGYFNAHRDSFFVKKDMAQFEFAYLPVEATAADDARIREYAMTLYYQLTDSSSTTTFEDMARISSEDAGTAEKGGILSDDYVGRGVYVKEFEDVAFGLDSGAVSEPVRTRFGYHIIKSLGKSKDSTGADLVKVAHILLVVNASSETIDSLEGILTKIKASVDAGKTFAEAAKEQNIDTHTSNWISRGESIDGVGYLKGLTSYAWPNENLPEESSKVSPIMKNNKWVVVALKSKELKAGERSLDLYFNNIKSTLLRNKSAAAAESYLNSVADKVKAWAPADSAADSATVAANKIEKVEIEKITASVDGFVPGFGYGNTHLAKVLEGAKVGEWSSAIATDNGAVMVKVLSKKAPEEDAVNTAVKSDVANASSYVAMSLFNEYVNNLENSTAVESNLDLFYRD from the coding sequence ATGTTAACGTGGATTAATGAAAAAGCCAAGTGGATTATCGTTATCTTTGCCGCGGGTATCGTGGTTGGCCTTTTGGCCATGGACCGCGTGCCCAACCAAGGACACAGCTATCCGGTCGGCGTTGTAAACGATAAGAAGATTACTTATGCCGAATTCGACTCCCGCATCAAGAATATCGTGCAGAACCAGTACCAGGGCCAGCACCTCGAAGACGAACAGTACAACCAGCTGCGCACCGAAGTGTTCCGTAGCTTCGTTCGCCAGATTCTCTTGAACGAACAGTTCGAAAAAGCCGAACTGAGCGCCTCGGTTGCCGAACTTGAATCTGAATTCGTCCGCAACCCCGATGCCGTTCGCGCCCGCCTTTACCAGGAAGCCCAGATGCGCATCCGCATGATCCAGCAGCAGTCCTCTAGCCAAGAAGACTTCATGCAGCGCTACCAGGCTTATGTGTCTACGCTCCCGAAGTTCATGACCGATTCTACCTTCGACAAGGCTGAATACGAAGCATGGCTCAAGACTCCCGAAGCATTCCGCTGGGGCGTCATGTTGCAGTTCGAAGAAGACCTCAAGACCAACACCATCCCGATGCGTCAACTGCAGATGCTGGTCGGCGCTTCTGTGCATGCTACTTCTTTGGAAGCTAGCTGGGCTGTCAACCGTCGCTTGACCGACTACGAACTGCAGGTGGCAGTTGCTTCTAACAACGACTTCAAGGTCGACGACAATTCTGTGGACAGCGTGATGGTGGCAGGCTACTTCAACGCCCACCGCGACAGCTTCTTTGTCAAGAAGGACATGGCCCAGTTCGAATTTGCCTACCTCCCGGTCGAAGCTACCGCTGCTGATGACGCCCGCATTCGCGAATACGCCATGACGCTTTACTACCAGCTGACCGATTCCTCTTCGACCACCACGTTCGAAGACATGGCCCGCATTTCTTCTGAAGACGCCGGCACCGCCGAAAAGGGCGGCATCTTGAGCGACGACTACGTGGGTCGCGGCGTGTATGTCAAGGAATTCGAAGACGTGGCCTTCGGCCTCGACTCCGGTGCAGTTTCTGAACCGGTTCGTACCCGCTTCGGCTACCACATTATCAAGAGCCTTGGCAAGTCCAAGGATTCTACCGGTGCAGACCTCGTGAAGGTCGCTCACATTCTCCTTGTCGTGAACGCTTCTTCTGAAACCATCGACAGCCTCGAAGGTATCCTCACCAAGATCAAGGCTTCTGTGGATGCCGGCAAGACCTTCGCCGAAGCAGCCAAGGAACAGAACATCGACACTCATACTTCTAACTGGATTTCTCGCGGCGAATCGATCGACGGTGTCGGTTACCTCAAGGGCCTTACCTCTTACGCATGGCCCAACGAAAACCTCCCGGAAGAATCCAGCAAGGTTTCTCCGATCATGAAGAACAACAAGTGGGTCGTTGTCGCCCTCAAGTCCAAGGAACTCAAGGCCGGCGAACGTAGCCTCGACCTGTACTTCAACAACATCAAGAGCACGCTGCTCCGCAACAAGTCCGCTGCCGCTGCCGAAAGCTACCTGAATTCCGTGGCCGACAAGGTCAAGGCCTGGGCTCCGGCCGACAGCGCCGCCGACTCTGCCACTGTTGCCGCCAACAAGATCGAAAAGGTCGAAATCGAAAAGATTACCGCCTCGGTCGATGGTTTTGTTCCGGGCTTCGGCTACGGCAACACCCACCTCGCCAAGGTGCTCGAAGGCGCTAAGGTTGGCGAATGGTCCTCTGCCATTGCAACCGACAACGGTGCCGTGATGGTCAAGGTGCTCTCCAAGAAGGCTCCCGAAGAAGATGCCGTGAACACCGCCGTCAAGAGCGACGTGGCCAACGCCTCTAGCTATGTGGCTATGAGTTTGTTCAACGAATACGTGAACAACCTCGAAAATTCTACGGCAGTCGAAAGCAACCTCGACCTGTTCTACAGAGACTAA